TCCCTGAGTTCCACCCACAGCTCCTCAGCGGTGAGGACGATCGGCGGCGAGGCGAACAAGGCGATCCGAACCTCGCGCGTCTCCCCGCTGTAGGTCAGGTCCGAGATCCTGTCCGCAGGCACCTCCATGCTGATCGATGCCGATAGCGCGGACCGCACGACCAGCACGGACTGCACCTGCGCGTGCTCTCTCCCTGCCAAGGGCCAGACCATGCGGTGCGGGCGTGTAGTCTCGGTCAGCCGCCAGACACAGAAGCTCGCTTCGCGTGATGCTGGATTGTGGAGAATGCTGTCCTCTTCCAGCATGGCGTCGTGCAGAAGTGCGCCAATCTGCCTCAGGGCGTCCGCACTCCGAGCGATCAGAACGCGTTCGTCGGGCGTACCGTTCCGCAACTCCATATCTGCACCGCTTTCCCTACACAAGCAGCCCTTGCTCCGATAGCGCTCTCACCTCGCCAATCTAGGTTGCGTTCGACATGCCCTCAACCTCATGAGGAACCCGCTCGTCTATGCCCCAGGCCCTCAGGAGCCGTCGCCACTGCATCCGCACCACACTGGCCGTTTCCTCGCTCCCCTCCGCATGTAACAGGCCGGCGAGCATCTTGTATGCCAGAGGATCAGCCGGGGCGACAGCCAGGGCAACGGCTAAGGCGGCTTTGGCCGCCTGGAGGTCTCCGGCTCTCTGCTCGCAGATCGCTCGCGTGATATGGACGAGCGGCCAGTCGGGCACTTCGCGAGCCATGGCGTCAAGTTCTGCCCGGGTCCTGGCGATGTCCGGGCATTCCCGCTCCCGCGTGTCGATCGCAGCCAGTCTGCTAAGGTCCGACGCGGAGGAGTCGGTCCGTCCGTCGAAGGGCATGAGCAGTCGTCGGACAAGGAACTGGCACAGAAACCACATCCGGAGTACCCCCTTTGCTCGTCACTCCAGCACCGAACCGCTTCGTCTGATCCTCCCCTGCGGCGGGACCCATAGCAGATAGTCGGGCTGCTGCCGCCTCGGGCAGGACTTCAGCACTGCGGAGCCGACCAGAACTCCCGTCACAGCCCGATCGCAGCCTACGACCGCGTCGCCTCTGTCATCCAGGCGGCAAGCTCAAAGGGCCCCAGCCGCACACTCCAGCCACCTTCGGTCCGTAAGAGCGCCGGCGATCCGCCGAGCTGCTGCACCTGCGCTCCGACTGCGGACAGCGGAAGGCTCACCTGTGTCTCGACGGGCGAAGCGTTCACCACGTACAGGTAGCGCTTCCCCTTCACCTCGCAGGTGCGTCCGACGACCTTGTCCTGCAGCCCGGCAAGCTCCGTCCAACTGCCCACGGGGAGCTGACGAAATACCCGGGCGAAGCGCTCAACCTGCGCCTCATGCCCCACGGTACCCACCGTGAAGCCACCCGTCACCACGATCTCGGGGTCAAGAGCAGCCATCGAGTGAGCGTAGTACTCCATGAAGCCGTCGCCACCCGGCACGATCGCCGAGGCAAGCCAGGAGGGGTCCTGATACCAACCACAGGCCAGGGGATTCTGCCGGTTGCCTGCGCTCTCAAAGTAGCGATTGTAAAGGAAGACGCCGCAGTCCGCTGTCGGACGGTACTCACGGAGTTGGTCGTCGCAGAAGTCCATCTGCCGCACCGACAGCAGGGCCTGCTCGGACCCCGGCTGACTGTTGGCCAGGCAAAAGCGGTAGTCAGGGGGACCCAGGTGCTTCACGAACGCCACACCCGGCTTCTGCCCGAGAAGCGTCGGATCGATACCGGCCTCGCGACTGAGATCGGCCAGCCGCGTGCCCTGCTCCCAGCGTTTCCTGAGGTCTGCGTGGACGGCCGGAATCGGGTGCAGAACTACCGCCACCAGCCTGAGGTCGGGACGCTTGCTACGCAGAACCTGCGCCACCTGCCCGTAGTAGCTCGCCAACCGTGCACAGCGCCAGTGGATCCACTGCTCGCGAGCTTGGGCCAGGAGCCAGTCGTAGCGCTTGCCAAACCGCTGCGGGTCTCGAGAGTCCACGGGCACCTTGAGGCCGGTATCGCGCTCGAATTCCGCGAGGGTCCAGTCGTCGTAGCCCACATCGAGCCCCCCTAGCTGCAGGAGCTGACAGCGGGTGAGATGGAAGGCGATGCCCCCGAAGGCCGGCGACTGAGCATGCCTCTCGGCCAGCTCCTGCACCAGCGCCAGTACACGCTCCTGCACGCGCGGGTGAAGCGCGTTGTAGGCTGGTGGCTGGTTGTGCCAGGTTCTGCCTGTCACACGTCCATCGCGCGTCACGGCGTTGAAGGTAGGCTCACCGGCCTGGACGCTCTGAGCATCGGCATTGCCCGTTGCCACCAGCGACGGCAACTCGTGCACATTCAGCGTCGGGTAGAACCTGAACCCCCGCTCCTCAAAGCGCCTGAGGAGGATGTCCATCCATCCCGCAGCAGGCATGTCACGTCCACCAAGCGTGCCACTCTCTTCTACCAGCGAGCTGTAGATGGGGCCGTTGTACCATACCGCAGGATGGAAGAGCACGTTCTCGCCGGTATAGTCCATGAGGTCGCACAGATTGCAGATGGCGTGGTCGAAGGCCTCGAAGCCCGGACCTTCAGCGCCGACGCACCACGGCAACGGTGCGGCGTCCTCCCAGTACAGACCGATCTGCCGAGCGTTGCCAGCCCCTGCGACGGGGCTGGAAGGGAGGCCGCCATCGACCTCATAGGCCTCAACGCTGACAGCCGCTGCCGGTCGGCCTGTCTCGCGTGTAGTGAAGATCACGCTCTGGCGAGGGTCTCGTGCCCACAGGACGCAGTCGAGTGTCTCCACGCGGTTCGAGAGCGGACTCGTGACACCCGTCAGGTACCCGGTCTGAGCGTTGTACAGGTCGGCCTCCTTGGGGGAGCAGGCGACGACCTCGCAGGTGCGTGCCTTGTCGTCGGGGTAGCGTAC
Above is a genomic segment from Armatimonadia bacterium containing:
- a CDS encoding LamG domain-containing protein, which translates into the protein MRPVRAHGSLYRLAVVLAVMFAQAAAGSTLDGLVGYWPLDEGQGDQVTNVVGERGNLFGSTGNGTLRQATWGTGKLGGALHFSKGGRGVLIGQMRELECDQAVTVAAWVSLEDAQQTGFVLNRERGYRLGLDPQGRGQVRFQLALDGKWAGNWLLSRSRLQPGRWYHLAAVYDGTQRRIYLDGQLDAGAPATGTISRGDLVTVGQDFSGLIDEVRVWNRALSQEELARAMAEDASQVRAVLRPADALRFYPVRGVGMLGQGERAEVAVFNSGETPFAVSASVALLSSKGAAVAQGTPQLSVGPRGVVRVGLGYHAGEPGMYSLVLRADGRDLYRMPVYVLAPHARRPQGELKLERVASVDLTQNLGPEQLCEDGSSRVVDAPVGRYREAGGQRGSRFVVRLTLRRPGLHLLRVRYPDDKARTCEVVACSPKEADLYNAQTGYLTGVTSPLSNRVETLDCVLWARDPRQSVIFTTRETGRPAAAVSVEAYEVDGGLPSSPVAGAGNARQIGLYWEDAAPLPWCVGAEGPGFEAFDHAICNLCDLMDYTGENVLFHPAVWYNGPIYSSLVEESGTLGGRDMPAAGWMDILLRRFEERGFRFYPTLNVHELPSLVATGNADAQSVQAGEPTFNAVTRDGRVTGRTWHNQPPAYNALHPRVQERVLALVQELAERHAQSPAFGGIAFHLTRCQLLQLGGLDVGYDDWTLAEFERDTGLKVPVDSRDPQRFGKRYDWLLAQAREQWIHWRCARLASYYGQVAQVLRSKRPDLRLVAVVLHPIPAVHADLRKRWEQGTRLADLSREAGIDPTLLGQKPGVAFVKHLGPPDYRFCLANSQPGSEQALLSVRQMDFCDDQLREYRPTADCGVFLYNRYFESAGNRQNPLACGWYQDPSWLASAIVPGGDGFMEYYAHSMAALDPEIVVTGGFTVGTVGHEAQVERFARVFRQLPVGSWTELAGLQDKVVGRTCEVKGKRYLYVVNASPVETQVSLPLSAVGAQVQQLGGSPALLRTEGGWSVRLGPFELAAWMTEATRS